The proteins below are encoded in one region of Purpureocillium takamizusanense chromosome 11, complete sequence:
- a CDS encoding uncharacterized protein (EggNog:ENOG503PCYE~TransMembrane:1 (o373-392i)~COG:S), giving the protein MPRKGVSKARTGCLTCKYVMARKVKCDEGRPGCMRCQSAGKKCQGYQPPPVGYFTWDELLSTTRPRPALAAVPEASSLELRGMSFYRHVVAPSVGGPVKSTFWTKTVAEVLHREPAARHAIQAISALYEHSSLGLSDGPTVPYEDGRRAVTHYNAAIRHLVSPAGPSSKDTVMLVCILFIYIEFMRGDNESATTHIRHGITLLNSCAVRDDIARAFLHLSIFPYFFSDGVTDFPLPREVLCGPCPASFDLSDAHVWLDPLLLRTVRLTRMANQHRYGMPELQSLEKVVQAISALDADLDAWWSAFVPLQHQWREDDQHRTTLLLLEARWLHAKMRVATQLDVSEAVWDFQLDRFRRVVDIARQARAAEKLRDWASRKFAFVMGFCPLLFWVAHKCRFLRLRVSALALFETLCWAREAAWDRAMLHGLAKTIIEVEHGIELTPDKVRELSADVGRHNDDDLALPADGRRVGLAFMRGDVELSTAQDGRLIGRRKVCLYLHSATGAVEPRECWMELG; this is encoded by the exons ATGCCTCGCAAAGGCGTCTCCAAGGCCAGGACCGGCTGCCTGACCTGCAAGTATGTCAT GGCTCGCAAGGTCAAATGCGACGAGGGCCGTCCCGGGTGCATGCGGTGCCAGAGTGCTGGAAAGAAGTGCCAGGGGTATCAGCCCCCGCCTGTTGGCTATTTCACCTGGGACGAGCTGCTCTCCACCACACGGCCCCGTCCAGCCCTGGCCGCTGTGCCCGAGGCCAGCTCGCTCGAGCTCCGAGGCATGTCATTCTACCGCCACGTCGTGGCCCCGTCCGTTGGCGGACCCGTCAAGAGCACCTTTTGGACCAAGACGGTGGCCGAGGTGTTGCACCGGgagcctgctgcgcggcatGCCATCCAGGCCATCAGCGCTCTCTACGAACACAGCAGCCTCGGCCTCAGCGACGGACCTACCGTCCCGTACGAGGACGGCCGACGTGCCGTTACACACTACAATGCCGCCATCCGGCACCTTGTCTCGCCGGCGGGGCCAAGCTCCAAGGACACGGTAATGCTTGTTTGCATACTCTTCATCTACATCGAGTTCATGCGAGGCGACAACGAGAGCGCCACGACTCATATACGGCACGGCATTACGCTGCTCAACTCATGCGCCGTCAGGGATGACATTGCCCGCGCCTTTCTCCACCTCAGCATTTTCCCTTACTTTTTCTCCGACGGCGTCACCGACTTCCCGCTCCCGCGAGAGGTGCTTTGCGGTCCTTGCCCTGCGAGCTTTGACTTGAGCGACGCGCACGTCTGGCTCGATCCGCTGTTGCTGCGAACCGTCCGGCTGACGCGCATGGCCAATCAGCACCGCTATGGCATGCCTGAGCTGCAAAGCCTCGAGAAAGTTGTGCAAGCCATATCAGCCCTCGACGCAGATCTCGACGCGTGGTGGTCTGCCTTTGTTCCGCTGCAGCACCAGTGGCGAGAAGACGATCAGCACCGGACAACCCTGCTCCTCTTGGAAGCGCGGTGGCTTCACGCCAAGATGCGAGTTGCGACGCAGCTCGATGTCTCCGAGGCCGTCTGGGACTTCCAGCTGGATCGGTTTCGTCGCGTCGTTGACATCGCCCGGCAGGCACGAGCGGCcgagaagctgcgcgacTGGGCGAGCCGGAAGTTTGCGTTTGTCATGGGCTTCTGCCCGCTCCTCTTCTGGGTCGCACACAAGTGCCGCTTCCTCAGACTCCGCGTCTCCGCGCTAGCCCTGTTTGAGACGCTCTGTTGGGCACGCGAGGCGGCCTGGGATCGTGCCATGTTGCACGGCCTTGCGAAGACGATAATCGAGGTCGAGCACGGCATCGAGCTGACGCCCGACAAGGTCAGAGAGCTGTCGGCGGATGTTGGCCGCCacaacgatgacgacctgGCACTGCCGGCTGACGGCCGGCGTGTAGGGCTAGCTTTCATGCGGGGCGACGTGGAACTTTCAACAGCTCAAGACGGTAGGCTAATAGGTCGCCGGAAGGTTTGCCTGTACTTACATAGCGCAACCGGTGCCGTGGAGCCTCGCGAGTGTTGGATGGAACTGGGATGA
- a CDS encoding tRNA(Ala)(adenine(37)) deaminase (BUSCO:EOG09263CG2~COG:A~EggNog:ENOG503NXM6), with protein MTSRADVIADAVITQFNKLPNKRKPAIRDNGLHEWVPLSGIVAEKDGTFTCVALATGMKCLPASRLPEANGNGIHDWHAEILAIRTFNRFLLDECKALSQGKAGTGSGMLVSCDSTPKASGSVARPPFYVKEGIKLHMYCSEAPCGDASMELIMAAQDDASPWPAPDRPSSPNAGGSDATLPGRAYFSQLGIVRRKPARGDAPPTLSKSCSDKLALKQCTSLLSSLAALLIDPAGAYIDTIVLPASQYSSTACERAFAAAGRMGAVTAREDWSDGYAFRPFVVETTTREFGFSRRAVQARAEGISPSNVAAAWALSGVEESILGGVVQGKRPFDPRGASRMSRRQMWVLARDVAGQLRGSDNIRHSLDGKSYHEVKHGPLLAARRAAKAATRSTALAGWVVNDGDSDFGADVET; from the exons ATGACATCCCGAGCCGACGTCATCGCAGATGCCGTCATCACACAGTTCAACAAACTACCGAACAAACGAAAACCCGCCATCCGCGACAATGGCCTTCATGAGTGGGTGCCCCTGAgtggcatcgtcgccgagaaAGATGGAACTTTCACTTGCGTCGCCCTTGC GACGGGCATGAAATGTCTCCCCGCGTCAAGGCTGCCCGAGGCCAATGGCAATGGCATCCACGATTGGCACGCGGAAATCCTGGCCATACGGACGTTCAACAGGTTTTTGTTGGACGAGTGTAAAGCTCTGAGTCAAGGTAAAGCTGGCACCGGCTCTGGTATGCTCGTGAGCTGCGACTCTACGCCGAAGGCAAGCGGGTCTGTAGCGCGACCTCCGTTCTACGTCAAGGAGGGAATCAAGCTTCACATGTACTGCTCAGAGGCGCCCT GCGGCGATGCAAGCATGGAGCTCATCATGGCTGCGCAAGACGATGCCTCCCCCTGGCCGGCCCCAGACCGTCCATCCTCTcccaacgccggcggcagcgatgcAACGTTGCCCGGGCGGGCGTACTTCTCgcagctcggcatcgtccgCCGCAAGCCCGCGCGAGGCGACGCCCCTCCTACGCTTTCCAAGTCGTGCTCCGACAAGCTGGCGCTGAAACAGTGCACGTCGCTACTCTCATCGCTAGCAGCGCTCCTCATCGACCCGGCGGGCGCGTACATCGACACCATCGTCCTGCCCGCGTCGCAGTACTCGAGCACCGCGTGCGAGCGCGCATTTGCTGCCGCGGGGCGAATGGGCGCGGTGACCGCTCGCGAGGACTGGTCTGATGGGTATGCATTCCGGCCCTTCGTGGTGGAGACGACAACTAGGGAGTTTGGGTTCTCTCGGCGGGCGGTACAGGCCCGCGCGGAGGGCATCTCGCCTAGCAATGTTgccgcggcgtgggcgctcTCAGGCGTCGAGGAATCGATCCTTGGTGGCGTGGTGCAGGGGAAGCGGCCGTTTGACCCGCGGGGGGCAAGTCGCATGTCACGACGACAAATGTGGGTACTGGCCAGAGACGTTGCCGGTCAGCTACGCGGTAGCGACAACATCAGGCACAGTCTAGACGGCAAATCGTATCACGAAGTAAAGCACGGGCCGCTCCTAGCCGCGAGGAGAGCTGCCAAGGCCGCAACCCGTAGCACCGCACTGGCCGGCTGGGTGGTCAATGACGGAGACTCCGACTTCGGCGCAGACGTCGAGACATGA
- a CDS encoding uncharacterized protein (COG:O~EggNog:ENOG503P2EH): protein MSALKAGDSFPENVTFTYIPPAPESDIKTCGIPQKFDASKEFKNKKVVVVSVPGAFTPTCQASHLPSYINNRDALKKKGVDQVVVIAFNDAFVMSAWGKANSVTDDFFIFASDADAKFSKSIGWTLGERTSRYAIAIDHGKVVYASQEDDTKSIDQSGAEAVLAKL, encoded by the exons ATGTCTGCCCTCAAGGCCGGAGACTCGTTCCCCGAGAACGTCACCTTCACCTAcatcccgcccgcgcccgagaGCGACATCAAGACGTGCGGCATCCCGCAAAAGTTTGACGCCAGCAAGG AGTTCAAGAACAAgaaagtcgtcgtcgtctccgtcccAGGCGCCTTCACGCCCACCTGCCAGGCCTCCCACCTGCCCTCGTACATAAACAACCGCGACGCCCTCAAGAAGAAGGGTGTcgaccaggtcgtcgtcatcgccttcAATGACGCCTTCGTCATGTCTGCATGGGGCAAGGCCAACAGCGTCACTGACGACTTCTTC ATCTTCGCCTCTGATGCCGACGCCAAGTTCAGCAAGAGCATTGGCTGGACCCTTGGCGAGCGAACCTCGCGCTACGCCATCGCCATTGACCACGGCAAGGTCGTCTACGCCAGCCAGGAGGACGACACCAAGTCCATCGACCAGtccggcgccgaggctgtCCTTGCCAAGCTGTAA
- the EGD1 gene encoding Nascent polypeptide-associated complex subunit beta (BUSCO:EOG092653SU~COG:K~EggNog:ENOG503P2BQ), producing the protein MSDAIQERLKKLGQGARIGDGKGTPRRKVKRAPARSGADDKKLQQTLKKLNTQPIQAIEEVNMFKSDGNVIHFAAPKVHAAVPSNTFAIYGNGEDKELTELVPGILNQLGPDSLASLRKLAESYQNMQKGEKGEDDDEIPDLVEGENFESKVE; encoded by the exons ATGTCCGACGCAATCCAGGAGcgcctcaagaagctcggccAGGGAGCCCGCATTGGTGA TGGCAAGGGCACGCCCCGGAGAAAGGTCAAGCGCGCTCCCGCTCGGTCCGGCGCTGACGACAAGAAGCTCCAGCAGACGCTGAAGAAGCTCAACACCCAGCCTATCCAGGCCATCGAGGAGGTCAACATGTTCAAGTCAGACGGCAACGTCATCCACTTTGCTGCCCCCAAGG TCCACGCCGCTGTTCCCTCCAACACTTTCGCCATCTACGGAAAtggcgaggacaaggagcttACCGAGCTCGTCCCCGGTATCCTGAACCAGCTTGGCCCCgactcgctcgcctcgctccGCAAGCTTGCCGAGAGCTACCAGAACATGCAGAAGGGTgagaagggcgaggacgacgacgagatccccgacctggtcgagggcgagaacTTTGAGAGCAAGGTTGAGTAA
- the RPL24 gene encoding 60S ribosomal protein L24 (COG:J~EggNog:ENOG503P28W): MRTYDDTFSGQRIYPGKGKIYVRGDSKVFRFQNGKSESLFLQRKNPRRIAWTVLYRRQHRKGISEEVAKKRTRRTVKAQRAIVGASLDVIKERRSMRPEARSAARAQAIKESKEKKNEAAAAKKAEKAKNASLASKGQTQRNVSKQGAKGAPVKVAARTR, encoded by the exons ATGCGTACCTACGACGATACCTTCTCGGGCCAGAGAATCTACCCCGGCAAG GGTAAGATCTACGTCCGTGGCGACAGCAAGGTGTTCCGATTCCAGAACGGCAAGTCGGAGTCGCTCTTCCTGCAACGAAAGAACCCCCGCCGCATCGCATGGACCGTCCTGTACCGCCGACAGCACCGCAAGGGTATCTCTGAG GAGGTTGCCAAGAAGCGCACGCGCCGAACCGTCAAGGCCcagcgcgccatcgtcggtgCCTCGCTCGATGTGATCAAGGAGCGCCGCAGCATGCGGCCCGAGGCccggtccgccgcccgcgcccaggccatcaaggagtccaaggagaagaagaacgaggccgccgccgccaagaagGCTGAGAAGGCCAAGAACGCCTCGCTGGCGTCCAAGGGCCAGACCCAGCGGAACGTCAGCAAGCAGGGCGCCAAGGGCGCGCCCGTCAAGGTCGCTGCCCGGACTCGCTAA